One window of Medicago truncatula cultivar Jemalong A17 chromosome 2, MtrunA17r5.0-ANR, whole genome shotgun sequence genomic DNA carries:
- the LOC11414404 gene encoding E3 ubiquitin-protein ligase BOI: protein MAVDASYMNLLPSSHLLANREIIKSNQHHYQQQQQQQMLNSELYNVQMDSASAVPLPTTMHESMLPFYQSNVCDPNRADSGLTYNNPLQRKRSRDFSTELVSLPPHQKNRVISSESSSSFVDQVLYQFQNQQSDIDRILAHHNEKVRMELEEQKLRQSRMLACMIQETIAKKLKEKDEEIQRIGKLNWMLQEKVKSLSAENQVWRELAQTNETTANYLRNNLEQVMAHVNEGHHHAAVAEDDAESSCGSNAPADEGEDTAATVGGGGLVRMCKNCGVRESVVLLLPCRHLCLCNVCGSTVRKCPVCDSGMDASVHVNLS, encoded by the exons ATGGCTGTTGATGCTAGTTACATGAATCTATTGCCTTCTAGCCATTTACTCGCAAACAG GGAAATAATCAAATCTAATCAGcatcattatcaacaacaacaacaacaacaaatgttGAACTCTGAATTATACAATGTTCAGATggattctgcttctgctgtgcCTCTTCCAACAACAATGCATGAATCTATGTTACCATTTTATCAATCCAATGTTTGTGATCCAAACAGAGCTGATAGTGGTCTTACTTACAACAATCCTCTTCAAAGAAAACGTTCAAGAGATTTTTCAACTGAATTGGTTTCTCTACCACCTCATCAAAAGAATAGAGTAATctcatctgaatcatcatcatcatttgtTGATCAAGTTCTCTATCAATTTCAGAACCAGCAATCTGATATTGATCGCATCCTTGCTcatcat AATGAGAAAGTGAGAATGGAGTTAGAGGAACAAAAATTGAGGCAATCAAGGATGTTAGCATGCATGATTCAAGAGACAATAGcaaagaaacttaaagaaaaagatgaagagattcAAAGAATAGGGAAGCTAAATTGGATGCTTCAAGAAAAAGTCAAAAGTTTAAGTGCTGAAAATCAGGTTTGGAGGGAGCTAGCACAAACAAACGAAACCACAGCCAATTATTTACGTAACAATTTGGAACAAGTTATGGCACATGTCAATGAGGGACATCATCATGCCGCGGTGGCCGAGGATGACGCTGAATCGAGTTGCGGGAGTAATGCTCCGGCTGACGAAGGTGAAGACACCGCGGCGACTGTCGGTGGTGGTGGTTTGGTTAGGATGTGTAAGAATTGTGGGGTGAGGGAATCAGTTGTGTTGTTATTACCATGTAGGCATTTGTGTCTTTGCAATGTGTGCGGGTCCACTGTTCGTAAATGTCCAGTGTGTGACTCTGGCATGGATGCTAGTGTGCATGTTAATCTCTCTTAG
- the LOC11414406 gene encoding E3 ubiquitin-protein ligase dbl4, protein MEDQPFLDYKPFVNDEEEEEEDEFCSCCEDAEERDDEEREEEQEEWKETEEKVVEGLKEELDEFSVRMFFKGLSITGVENSTSGFSGIGVFMERSSNLPPIRVQKRLDFYAEEPMVDYLALMDGLLEALQNKIRRVYAFTDSELLFKITAEKNLDMPLLMALRERILEHANNFETFDLKLIPSIDLEQPMQLATVAMGLVTFPVNDEKLLENCSICCDDKPVPMMITLKCSHTFCSHCLRSYADGKLQCCQVPIRCPQPGCRYCISTPECKSFLPFISFESLEKALSEANIAQSERFYCPFPNCSVLLDPCECLSAMDGSSSQSDNSCIECPVCQRFICVGCGVPWHSSMSCEEFQSLPEEERDASDITLHRLAQNKRWKRCQQCRIMIELTQGCYHMTCRCGHEFCYSCGAEYRDGQQTCQCAFWDEDSLTNSLQESEQWSWETSMIMDAYSDQERSQLALIQRFLDGGFSLSDHNPYQSPPPQCTESFVDPLKDLHQLPWLERFVSVISDNYYEDYMQ, encoded by the exons atggAGGATCAACCTTTTTTAGATTATAAACCATTTGTTAATgatgaggaggaggaagaagaagatgagttTTGCAGTTGCTGTGAAGATGCAGAAGAAagagatgatgaagaaagagaagaagaacaagaagagtGGAAAGAAACTGAGGAGAAAGTGGTGGAAGGGTTGAAGGAAGAACTTGATGAATTTTCAGTAAGAATGTTCTTTAAGGGATTATCAATTACTGGTGTTGAAAATTCAACTTCAGGGTTTTCTGGAATTGGAGTGTTTATGGAAAGATCATCAAATCTTCCTCCTATAAGGGTGCAGAAAAGGCTTGATTTTTATGCTGAGGAGCCTATGGTTGATTACTTGGCACTCATGGATGGGTTGTTAGAAGCTTTGCAGAACAAGATCCGTAGGGTTTATGCTTTCACAGATTCTGAGTTGTTATTTAAG ATAACGGCTGAGAAAAATTTGGACATGCCGCTTTTGATGGCACTGAGAGAAAGGATTTTGGAACATGCCAAtaattttgaaacttttgatcTGAAGCTTATACCAAGCATTGATCTTGAGCAGCCAATGCAGTTGGCCACAGTAGCTATGGGGCTCGTCACTTTTCCAGTAAATGACGAAAAATTGCTCGAGAACTGTTCTATTTGTTGCGACGACAAGCCAGTGCCAATGATGATTACCTTGAAATGTTCACACACATTCTGTTCACATTGCTTGAGGTCCTATGCTGACGGTAAACTACAATGTTGTCAAGTCCCTATAAGATGTCCTCAACCAGGATGCAGATATTGTATCTCTACACCCGAGTGCAAATCTTTTCTTCCATTCATCTCCTTTGAATCTCTCGAGAAAGCCCTTTCAGAAGCAAATATTGCCCAGTCAGAAAGATTTTATTGTCCATTTCCAAATTGTTCTGTTCTCCTTGATCCTTGCGAGTGTTTATCAGCAATGGACGGTTCATCTAGTCAGTCGGACAATTCTTGTATCGAGTGTCCTGTTTGTCAGAGGTTTATCTGCGTGGGCTGTGGTGTTCCTTGGCATTCTTCCATGAGCTGTGAAGAATTTCAGAGTTTGCCGGAAGAGGAGAGAGATGCTTCTGACATTACCTTGCATCGTCTTGCTCAGAATAAAAGGTGGAAGCGTTGTCAGCAGTGTCGTATAATGATTGAGCTTACTCAAGGTTGTTACCACATGACATGCCG GTGCGGTCATGAGTTCTGCTATTCTTGTGGTGCTGAGTACAGGGACGGCCAACAAACATGTCAATGTGCATTCTGGGATGAAGACAGCTTGACAAACTCCCTTCAAGAATCAGAACAATGGTCATGGGAGACTTCTATGATCATGGATGCGTACTCAGATCAAGAACGGTCGCAACTTGCGCTTATACAACGGTTCCTTGATGGAGGTTTTAGTCTCAGTGACCATAATCCCTATCAATCTCCTCCTCCTCAATGTACAGAATCATTTGTGGACCCTTTGAAGGATCTTCATCAACTTCCATGGCTAGAGAGATTTGTGTCTGTGATAAGTGACAACTATTATGAAGATTACATGCAATAA